The Nocardia vinacea genome contains the following window.
AATTGTGGAAGTGGAAGCGGCGCTTGCGGTGAGACGCTATGCCTGCGAAGAAGTCGTCCATCAGCATGGTTTTGCCGCGACCGGGTCTGCCGTGCAGGTAGATGCCACGATGCCGCTTCATCGGCCTGCCGTGCCGGTCGAGCAGTTCGAGCAGGCGCGCGCGAGCCCGGAGCTGGTCGGCATCCAGCGTGACGTTGTCTTCCATGACACCCTCCTGATCCTCTACAGTTGTAGAGGATCAGGAGATGCGGCCGCCAGAGAAGGTGATGATGTCCACAACCGACCGACGCGCGGCACTCGTCGACGCCGCCATCGATGTGATTGCCACCCAGGGCATTCGAGCGCTCACCCACCGCGCCCTCGATACCGCCCTCGAGCTGCCCGGCGGGTCGGCCTCCTATTACTTCCGCACCAAACGCGCGCTCATCGAGGCGATCGCGGACCGGATCACCACCCGCTCCCGCGACGACTTCGCCGCCGCAGAACTCGCCTCGTCGCCATCCCTCGACCCCGATGACATCGCGAAGGCCATAGCCAGTTGGCTCGACCGCCTACTCGTCGATCGTCGCCATCACCTGATCGTCCGGCATGCGCTGATCATCGATCTGCTCGGCGATCCGGAACTGCACCGACGGCTCACGCACAGCCTGTTCTCGACCGAGCGAGCGCGAGAACTATTCCACGCCTTGGATTTTCTCGATCCCGATGCGGCCGCCGCCGACTTCATCGCGGTGGTCGAAGGTGCGGTCTTCGATAGATTCGCGGGCGCGCGGGCGCACATTCCGGCAGGTACCCGGGGCAGCACCGACCAACTCGCGGCCGTGCTGTCCCGCTATCTCACCCAGCCCCACTCGCTATAAGGCGTGCCGGTCGTGAACCCACGGATTCCGGCAGCGGAATAGCGGATCAGCGACTCTTCCGGCAGCGTGTCGAGCGAAAACCATTGCAGCCCATAGCTTTTATCCGGCTCCCGATTCATCGGCTCACCCGCCCAGCGCAGTGCATGGAAGAACAGCCCGAGCCGGGCTTCCCGCCCGGAGCCGATCACGTGCGCGGTATGAATCAGCCGCAGATCCGCCGGGTCGATGACAACCCCGATCTCCTCCCCCGCCTCACGCGCGGCAGCAGCGGTCGCGGACTCGCCGGACTCCAGCTTTCCCGCAGGCAGATGCCACAGCCCATCGAACTCGTCCGCACTGCGCCGCTTGCTGAGCAACAGCTCACCGTCGCGCACGAGCAAGATGTGCACGTCGACAAGATGTCGCTCGGCCATCGGACTCCTCCCACTCCTGCGCCGCTCCAACCTACGCCGAAGTCGTCAGTTCGCGCTGAGCACCAGCCCCGAGGTCGGGACTCCCGTGCCCGCGGTAACCAGGATGTTCTCGAGGTTCGCCACCGGGTTTACGGAGGTGCCGCGGATCTGCCGGACCGCCTCGGCAATCCCGTTCATGCCGTGGATATAGGCCTCGCCCAGCTGTCCGCCGTGGGTATTGAGCGGCAGGCGGCCACCGACTTCGATCGCGCCGTCGGCAATGAAATCCTTTGCCTCGCCGCGTCCGCAGAAACCGAGTTCCTCCAATTGCATGAGGACGAACGGAGTGAAGTGGTCGTAGAGGATGGCGGCCTGCATATCCTCCGGACGCAGACCACTCTGCTCCCAGAGCTGATCACCGACCAGACCCATCTCCGGCAGACCGGTGAGGGCATCGCGGTAGTAGCTCGTCATTACATATTGGTCCGCACCGGAACCCTGTGCGGCAGCGGCGATTACGGCCGAACGCTGCGGCAGATCCCGGGCCCGCTCGGCGCTGGTGACCACGATCGCGACACCGCCGTCGGACTCCTGGCAGCAGTCGAGCAGATGCAGCGGTTCGGCGATCCAGCGCGAATTCTGGTGATCTTCCAGGGTGATCGGCTTGCCGTAGAAGAAGGCGGCCGGATTCACCGCGGCATGTTT
Protein-coding sequences here:
- a CDS encoding lipid-transfer protein, which translates into the protein MTADSTTGISGRAAIVGIGATDFSKDSGRSELRLAAEAVTAALADAGLTPADVDGLTTFTMDTNTQAAVARAVGISQLKFFSHIGYGGGAACATIQQAAMAVATGVADVVVAYRAFNERSVSRFGQFSTALATAPTSSGIDAGWSYPQGLGTPAAQVAMVARRYMHVYGATSADFGRVAVADRKHAAVNPAAFFYGKPITLEDHQNSRWIAEPLHLLDCCQESDGGVAIVVTSAERARDLPQRSAVIAAAAQGSGADQYVMTSYYRDALTGLPEMGLVGDQLWEQSGLRPEDMQAAILYDHFTPFVLMQLEELGFCGRGEAKDFIADGAIEVGGRLPLNTHGGQLGEAYIHGMNGIAEAVRQIRGTSVNPVANLENILVTAGTGVPTSGLVLSAN
- a CDS encoding NUDIX domain-containing protein, yielding MAERHLVDVHILLVRDGELLLSKRRSADEFDGLWHLPAGKLESGESATAAAAREAGEEIGVVIDPADLRLIHTAHVIGSGREARLGLFFHALRWAGEPMNREPDKSYGLQWFSLDTLPEESLIRYSAAGIRGFTTGTPYSEWGWVR
- a CDS encoding TetR/AcrR family transcriptional regulator — protein: MRPPEKVMMSTTDRRAALVDAAIDVIATQGIRALTHRALDTALELPGGSASYYFRTKRALIEAIADRITTRSRDDFAAAELASSPSLDPDDIAKAIASWLDRLLVDRRHHLIVRHALIIDLLGDPELHRRLTHSLFSTERARELFHALDFLDPDAAAADFIAVVEGAVFDRFAGARAHIPAGTRGSTDQLAAVLSRYLTQPHSL